A section of the Malus sylvestris chromosome 17, drMalSylv7.2, whole genome shotgun sequence genome encodes:
- the LOC126611640 gene encoding uncharacterized protein LOC126611640 — protein sequence MEACFLASNSFTKTVTSPNRNFTQFQSKRVGIPSSITCSRGESSTPSNDDHKPSIDADWRSFRARLVAAEKSRPKEPTSTSSLDLDTVVDQPKPVTVGDKWAHAIHEPEKGCLLLATEKLDGVHIFERTVILVLSTGPLGPWGIILNRPSLMSIKETRSTALDVAGTFSDRPLFFGGPLEEGLFLVRPKGGDGVVGRSGVFDEVMKGLYYGTKESVGCAAEMVKRNMVGLGEFRFFDGYCGWEKEQLKDEITSGYWTVAACSPSVIDLRSVGSVGLWEKVLGLMGRRKVR from the exons ATGGAAGCTTGTTTTCTTGCCTCAAATTCCTTCACCAAAACTGTTACTTCTCCCAACAGAAATTTCACTCAATTTCAATCCAAAAGAGTTGGGATTCCATCTTCAATAACAT GTAGCCGCGGGGAGTCATCAACGCCGTCCAACGATGATCACAAGCCTTCCATTGATGCAGATTGGCGATCATTCAGAGCAAGACTGGTAGCTGCAGAGAAATCAAGGCCAAAAGAGCCCACTTCAACTTCCTCACTTGATCTTGACACTGTGGTGGATCAGCCTAAGCCCGTCACCGTCGGTGACAAATGGGCTCACGCAATCCACGAGCCTGAAAAGGGCTGCCTACTCCTTGCAACCGAAAAGCTCGACGGGGTCCACATATTCGAACGGACGGTCATTCTGGTGTTGTCCACTGGGCCATTGGGACCGTGGGGCATCATACtcaaccggccctccctcatgTCGATCAAGGAAACGCGATCAACCGCTCTGGACGTGGCGGGCACGTTCTCGGACCGGCCCTTGTTCTTCGGCGGGCCGTTGGAGGAGGGGTTGTTCTTGGTGAGGCCCAAAGGGGGTGATGGTGTAGTTGGGAGGAGTGGAGTTTTTGATGAGGTGATGAAGGGGTTGTACTATGGGACAAAGGAAAGTGTGGGGTGTGCGGCTGAGATGGTGAAGAGGAACATGGTTGGGCTTGGGGAGTTTAGGTTTTTTGATGGGTACTGTGGGTGGGAGAAAGAGCAGTTGAAGGATGAAATAACATCTGGTTATTGGACTGTGGCTGCTTGTAGCCCAAGTGTGATTGATTTGAGGAGTGTGGGAAGTGTTGGCCTTTGGGAGAAGGTCCTTGGGCTTATGGGCCGTCGGAAGGTCCGGTGA